Genomic segment of Saprospiraceae bacterium:
ACTGCGGATAGCATTGCCTCCTCGGTAGAATGGCTACAAAACAATCCAACGCCTGATCTGATCTTAATGGATATTGAATTGGCAGATGGACAAAGCTTTGAAATATTCAACCGGATTGAAGTGAAGAGCCCAGTTATTTTTACTACAAGCTATGATGAATATGCTTTAAAGGCTTTCAAAGTAAATAGTATCGATTACCTATTGAAACCCATCCAAAAGGATGATTTAGAATCAGCACTTGATAAATTTAAACATCTTAAAAAATCATATGCTGGTTCGTCAGAGTCCTCCTTAAATATGAATGTTTTAGTGAGAGAACTTCAATCCAGGCTTCAATCAAAACAGGAATTCAGAAAACGATTTCTGGTTAAACATGCCCAAAAACTGGTTTCTATTGATATTGACCAGATCGCTTATTTCTTTAGTGATGACCGACTCAATTTTTTTAAAACCTTTGATGATAAGAAATACCTGGTCGAATACAAATTAGATGAAATTGAAGAAATGATTGACCCATCTCAGTTTTTCAGAATTAACAGGGCTTACATAGTTTCAATAAAATCCATGGATCAAATCAATGACTATTTTGGAAACCGCCTGATCCTTGGCTTAAAACCAAAAAACGAAAAGGAAGCACTTGTAAGCCGCGAAAAAGTCACAGATTTTAAATTATGGATGGGCAAATAACACCATTGTTTTTCTGACATTCATTTCCTAAACGTCCACATATCTGGGCGGAATCAACCCATAAATAGCTAATCGACATTCTTGGCTTTGGTCTCTAGTCAATAGGACTTTAAATACTGGAAGGAGTTTGATTTTAAACCTTGATTAAGAAATTGATCATACCATCTAATCCTATGTATTCAGACTTTATATTTCTGAAAACCAAAAAAGGAATTCCAAATCAATTCAGTTTACATTTTCTTCAATTCATGTATAAGCAGCTGGTGTATAGCAAACAACCTGTTCATCTTTGCATCATCAAATTAAATTTAATACAATAATTAAATGGATACTTTAAATTCACCTATTCTCACTCCCGATCAACGGCTCCGTGTATTTATCAGTTCGACCTTACAAGAATTAGCTGAAGAGCGGGAGGCTGCAAGAAAAGCTATTCAAGAAATTCATTTAACACCGGTTATGTTTGAATTGGGAGCCAGGCCTCATGCTCCGAGAAATTTATATCGCGAGTACCTCGCTCAAAGTCAGATTTTTGTTGGAATCTATTGGGATCGGTACGGTTGGGTTGCACCTGAAGAATCCATTTCTGGATTGGAAGATGAATACCAACTTTCTGGCGATATGCCCAAATTAATTTATATAAAAAAATCTGCAGGTCAGCGGGAAAATCGCTTGTCAGCATTACTGCAAAAAATTCAACGGGACGATAAAGTTTCATACAAATCATTTTCTGAGCCTGAAGAGTTAGAACAATTAATTATAAATGATTTAGCTGTATTATTAACTGAGCGCTTTAATTTGAGTTTACATCGAAATCTCACAGATGCTAAATTATTTCACTTGTTACCAGCTGCTCCAAATCAATTAATCGGCCGCGAAAAATGCCTCAATCACATCACCCATCTATTAGAAAAACCATCCATTCGATTGATTACTTTATTTGGTCCAGGAGGTATAGGCAAAACCCGTTTGGCGATCGAAAGTGCCAGAAAATCTGAAAGTTCATTTAAAGATGGAATTGCTTTTATTGCATTGGCTCCGGTGAGGGATCCATTACTTGCCGCTGAAACCATTTGTTACAATCTGGGCATCAAAGTATCTGCCGGAAATACCTTAGAAAGTTTGAAGTTTTTTTTACAGGATAAAAATTTACTCCTAGTACTAGACAATTTTGAACAAATCACAGAAGCTGCGTCGATCATAGATGACTTATTATATGCAGCACCGCACATTAAAATTATGGTTACCAGTCGCGAACGATTGTCTCTTTCATTTGAACAGGTTGTTGCTGTTCCGCCTTTATCAGATAGCTTCACAAGTGAAAACGATCATCAAGCTGATGGCTTACCACCAGCTGTAGCATTATTTATTAACAGAGCACAAGCCATACAACCAGATTTTGAATTGACAGATTTCAATAAACCGGTGTTATTTCAAATATGCAAGCGCTTAGAAGGATTGCCGCTTGCTATTGAACTAGCTGCCGGTCAAATCAATGCTTTGAGTCCACAACTTCTTCTGAAAAAATTGGATCATCGTTTAGACATCTTAAAGGGAAATTTCAGAGATATCCCGGATAGACAAAAAACAATTCGCAATACGATTGAATGGAGTTTTGATTTACTTACTGAAAATGAACAGGAATTGCTGTTGCGGATTAGCTTATTTAATGCCGGTGCTTTGATGGAATCCATTGAATGGATGGGGGCAGATTTAAAAGACGATACCTTGGGACTATTGGATTCCTTACTAAATAAAAGCTTGCTTACAAAACAAGATGAAAACATGCAAGTGAGATTTCAGATGCTGGAAAGTGTTCGGGAATTTTCGCTTGAAAAACTCAGCGGACTGGGAAAGTTGGATGACTTAAAAATGCTTCAGGCTGATTACTATAGAACCGCATTGCATTCTTTTAAATTGCAAAAAAATAAAATTGATCAAAGTGAAGCCTTAGCGCTCTTGGAAAAAGAACATCCAAACATCCGCCAGGTGCTGGACTTTTTACTTGAACGAAATGAAGTTTCAAAATTAACTCAAATCGCATGGAATTTATGGCTGTTTTGGTGGGTAAATGCACATACCAAAGAAGCATACCATTGGTTGAGAAAAGCATGGGATCAGCAAAAACAAGGCAATTCACCTTTAGATGATAAGACGCTGTGCCTCCTGGTTGCCAATGTTGGAATCATGTCATTTTTACAAAGAGATTTTGAAAGCT
This window contains:
- a CDS encoding DUF4062 domain-containing protein, yielding MDTLNSPILTPDQRLRVFISSTLQELAEEREAARKAIQEIHLTPVMFELGARPHAPRNLYREYLAQSQIFVGIYWDRYGWVAPEESISGLEDEYQLSGDMPKLIYIKKSAGQRENRLSALLQKIQRDDKVSYKSFSEPEELEQLIINDLAVLLTERFNLSLHRNLTDAKLFHLLPAAPNQLIGREKCLNHITHLLEKPSIRLITLFGPGGIGKTRLAIESARKSESSFKDGIAFIALAPVRDPLLAAETICYNLGIKVSAGNTLESLKFFLQDKNLLLVLDNFEQITEAASIIDDLLYAAPHIKIMVTSRERLSLSFEQVVAVPPLSDSFTSENDHQADGLPPAVALFINRAQAIQPDFELTDFNKPVLFQICKRLEGLPLAIELAAGQINALSPQLLLKKLDHRLDILKGNFRDIPDRQKTIRNTIEWSFDLLTENEQELLLRISLFNAGALMESIEWMGADLKDDTLGLLDSLLNKSLLTKQDENMQVRFQMLESVREFSLEKLSGLGKLDDLKMLQADYYRTALHSFKLQKNKIDQSEALALLEKEHPNIRQVLDFLLERNEVSKLTQIAWNLWLFWWVNAHTKEAYHWLRKAWDQQKQGNSPLDDKTLCLLVANVGIMSFLQRDFESYHATLQKNLDLIQLQDDDELVATALLIAGIVATIIKQYEIADKYLNSSLEKYKKIGLTTGISLALSGLGRNSIYMGNRLKEAKEYYQQSIELAKNDHNEISVIICLSGFALVEVMQKNSNAKNYLRESILLSQNLHFYEALAWSLEIWALVSINENKFVHAVTLLSAVEHLRETTQMPVWDDLQAIITDAKNNIKQQMPAELFNQAWNEGAQMTIDQMISFAMEN
- a CDS encoding response regulator transcription factor — translated: MKLLLIEDEELAVKKLQKTLFSVDPDIEIVGTADSIASSVEWLQNNPTPDLILMDIELADGQSFEIFNRIEVKSPVIFTTSYDEYALKAFKVNSIDYLLKPIQKDDLESALDKFKHLKKSYAGSSESSLNMNVLVRELQSRLQSKQEFRKRFLVKHAQKLVSIDIDQIAYFFSDDRLNFFKTFDDKKYLVEYKLDEIEEMIDPSQFFRINRAYIVSIKSMDQINDYFGNRLILGLKPKNEKEALVSREKVTDFKLWMGK